Below is a genomic region from Castanea sativa cultivar Marrone di Chiusa Pesio chromosome 2, ASM4071231v1.
cgagcttctgtcgaactatctatcgagcttcatATTAAGTCTTAATAACAGGCATCTGTTAAGACTTATTGAATAGCTTTTCCTCACTTGTTTCTTAAACCAATTTTTatgtctttaatacttgacttgaacaacatgtttcttgaagtactaatctcatcttagatctacccaattacaagtaagcgcattttgttaaaagattagtcaattacaataaaatattaccCTAACattaatcatgaaaaaaaaatgttttatgaaTTATAATGCTTATATGTATCATCTTTAGGTAAATTTTGCTGCACATCATGTGGGTTAGAgactaataatttatataaatattttatcctTTGGCCCATTTCTTTTGTTCTCATGATGGCTCTTCATATGTTATTGTCTAAATTTGTAACtttgtatacatttttttttttttttttgagaaccttGTATACATTTCTTAATTGTCTCGATCTTATTCGAGCCTTTAAGCTTTAATCCTAATAGAAGATAAGTCAACATTGAACAACCAATATCAATATTAATGGATAGGCATCATTCTCATTTCTTAATATCATTAGGAGAAATGGTAATCGTAAGCTTTAAAAAAGTATTGCAGAAATTGATTATTAAGGATGATAACGTAAAATCAAACTCTAAGATGATACATAATAAACCAcgaaaaaataacaaacaatCATAAATTAAATCTTCGCATCAAACTCTAAGATGATACATAATAAACCAcgaaaaaataacaaacaatCATAAATTAAATCTTCGCATAACATTTgagatatatattatatagtagAAACAAGATATCCCTCAATTTCGTAATGCATTTGTACTACCTCCACTCAATGCAatagctttttcttttatttttgagttggAAACTCTGTAATTCATCGAAATTACCTAAAGAACTTAGACTAAGCATTTGTATTTGGGGTTTCGTGATTGAGGGAATGGTTGGCAATGTTGGTTTTGACAGAGTTGGAATGGTAGGGATAAAAGAAAATCTGGGTTTTGGCAACGAAGACAAAGATGGTAGTATTGGATTTGGCAACTGAGGCAAAGGTTGACATGTTGTCTTTGGCATTGTTGGCAATGAAGGTAAAGGTGGCAATGTTAACCTTGGCAACGTTAGCAATGAGAGCAAAGGTGGCAGTGTTGGCTTAGACAACGTTGGTATGATTGGCAAGGTTTGAGTAGTGGATTGAGAAGATTGTAAAATATGGCAAGTTGTAAAGCTAACATCAATGCTCAAGATAGACATTGCAATGGATAAAGCTATGATGAAGCACTTGGAAGATGTCATCACCATTGGAGGACTTCTTTGTGTTACAAGACTAAAACGAAAAGTGTATGTTGTGTAATAACAAAAGAGGAGGTTATGATTTGTGTGAGGATAACAATGACAAgtgttatatatatagggattctaatataaaatataactttttgctcaaaaataatataaaatataactaagaatatatttttcatttattagaTATGAACATTAATGGAAAATTACTGGTGCCacttattaatttaaaattttatttatacaagTTATTTTATGGTGCCTcgagttacaatttttaatgaaaagggTTAATGTAATGGCTATTAAGCTTAAGGAATCAtcctttggaaaaaaaaaaaagaaggtgaaCCAAAAACAAGCTTTAGTTATAGGCATCAGGATTTGCCAAGAGGCAGCCCTCAACAACCTTAAAAAGTCTCGTAGCCTTTTCTTTACTGGCCTTAATATGCTCCTCCCTGATCTCATGGCCACCTTTGGTGTGGTACTTACTAGTGCTCTCAAGGAAGTCAAAACTGTACCAGTACTAACCGTACCAGGAAAATAAATCATACTTACCATTGACTCGATACCGGTACTCCTTTAAAATgtaccgaaaaatatcaagtcGTATCAAGCCTATTTCAAATGTTCCGTTCAAATGTGACCACAAGAGCACTAGTAAGTACAATAAAAgctaatataaattttaaaaaaaatggtacaatAAAAGCCAGTATTGACGTTTTAGACggtacaataaaaaaatgttaaatttttatttttatttaagctAATATATTACTTAATGTACTTAGACATATATTTGGGTTATAAAATAtgtggattttaaattttatgttgttaaatatatataaactcataATTACGTAAATAAGTACAAACATCTATATGTGTAGAAATACATAAATAGTTGTAATCATGAAATGGGGGTCACCAGTATCAATCGGTAATGAAATATTCCGTTTCCTTGACCAAACCAAAACCGCCTTTAATACAAAATTGACTCCTTGAGTGCTTTTCAAGATGGATCCTCCATCAGGGAATGCCATTAGCTTGATCTCATACAATATTTTCCTGAGTGTGTCAGTCAAAGCATAACCTTCAATCAAACTATAGCCATGTGTGAAGTTTGCATTGTCAATCTCATTTTGCTTCACATAGTTAAATTGGCTGCCGGCATGGAAAAGCacttgttactttttttttatatgatgccatgaaaatcaatatatatatatatatatatatatataaaagcagagacctcatgcgggAGTGTATAAGGTCCTTCCAAGTAgcgctctaattttgcatttaacctttttttacctctttcattaagtttttttttactattacccaaaaATTCACAttacttattttactgttatctcattaatttCCTAAACTTACACCacatctttctctatttttcatgtcttttagcatacccactattttagtattttaaaaaataaaataaaataaaataatatgagtAAAGGCTATTAGTAATAACTAACCAGATAGAAAGAtacaaaaatgttgtagattattaaataaaatacattatttcactatatattaccaaaataaaatatctgagactaacaaaacatttgaaaaaaagCCTTGTGAGctggcttctcaaaaaaaagtcCATGCGTAAGTACTTAAGTACTAATAATGATTTAGCTAAAAAACATTATATGTAAACTGTAAAGTACTAATGCATACGTTTGTCATTTAAAACAATTAGATACCTTTTTCTCTTGGGAAGATACCCAATTTTTTGAAAAGCTTGACTAAAATTACGGCCAATTTTGTTATATTAGcttctaaaaaattttatttttctttcatgagAGACTTAGTTCACACATTCATACTCATTAGCTGTAGTCTCAATCCTAAAGcccaaaacaacaagaaaaactCTAGACACACCCAAATCCACAATATGCTTAAGCATTAACTAATGATTGGTGAACCTAAATCCACTCTTTCACCTTGGTACCCATGGCGATCTATGTATAAGTgttgtaatataataataagcTTATGAGCTGCATGATTTGCACTTATATGagtttagaaattattaaagagttaccccaaaaaaaaaaaacctgcctttaccccccctcccctcccccgccaaaaaaaaaaaggagagagagagagagatagtgaGATTTTGAAGCACTTGTATTTTGGATCTAAAAGCgggttttgtaaaattttaaggCAAAGCTACTGAACAAGAGTGAAGCATAaggatttttcaaaaatattttattttattttttgtttgaattttacaaaataaatttttcataaaaatatggACTTAACCTACCCCAAATGGATTAGATATTGGATAGGATTAAATAAGCGTATACTATGCATATGTTGCACAGGTGTATTAAGCCCCACATCAAATATCTACTAGGTAAATCTTGATCATAGTAACAATTATGAAGAATCCTAATTATAACTTGGGTCCAATTAATGGATGCCCCTAagatatttgttaataaactattttagaaattttttttatactacttttatggaaaattggaaaagctgtcaaaaaattaattacttttttcttttaatttccataaaaaatatttctaaaatgaTTCATTAACGAATGTCCTTAGGTCATCTGTCAGTAAAATTCTCGTAAATTAACTAATCCTTATAAAGTATGACATAAATGTGGTTTAGTCCTTTCTCAAGTTGTAATGTTTCGCACTCCAACAAGAATTTAGCCATTATATAATACAAATCCCACTAAACTCTCAAATTCACACACTTTTGGTGGGGTTGGGGGAGTCGTGCACACATCATTTGCAAGTGgcacttgaatttaaaaatgatttcattaCATTTGTGTATTTAAAGTGTAATATAACATTCACTTCTGGCCCTTCCAACTAGAATATCACAAGAATCACAACCCAAAAAACTCCTTTATTAGCAAGCCCAAAAGCAGTAttggctaaaaataaaaaatgaaagccACAAGATTTCCTCATGTTTTGAGGGGACAGATACACAACACAAGGTTTAGTTGTAGGCATCAGGATGTGCTGAGAGGTAGCTCTCAATAGCCTTGAAAAGTCCCGCAGCCTTTTCTTTGCCAGCCTTAACTTGCTCTTCCTTGATCTCATGCTCACCCTTTGTGTGGTACTTGCTGGTGCTCTTCAAGATGGATCCTCCATCAGGGCTTGCCACAATTTTGATCTCATATGAGATTTTCTCTAGTACTTCACTCAAAGCATCACCCTCAATCACGCTGTAGCAGTATATGAAGTTTACGCGGTCAATCTCATCAATTCTGTGCTTCACATACTTGAATTGGCTGCCTGAAAAATTTAGAGAACATTTTGTTACTTCTGTACATGCAATATCTACATATGTTGCTATGAGAGCCAAAAGATAAAATAGCAATCGTATCTGATCCCTTTTATTACTTTGGAGGTAAAGTTCTTATTTTTGAGAGCCAAAGATCATACTAATAATTAGTACCTTAATTATGTAATTGAGGAGGAGGAAATTAACACATTGGAGATTAGAAAACTAAATATATGATACATTGGAGATTAGGATATAGAAAGCAGAAACTAACCTTCACCAAAGGTGATCTTCTTGATGGTTCCCGGACCTCCATTTCCTTCAACGATTTCAGCACTCTTAATGGCATGAGGTGCAACCTTTGGGATGAGGTTGTCACCATCAAGGACAAAAGCCTTGAATAGTTTAGCTGGTGCAATGATTGAGGTGGTCTCAGTTTCATAAGTGAAAACACCCATAATGACCTTAGAGATAAGAGTAGTATGAAAGTGATCAAATGAAGAATGAAAGGAGTAGATCTGTAGATGAGTTTATTGAACTACTTTAGGTAGTTTGCAAGCTTGAGTATGAGAGGGTGGTATTTATAGACTGAGAATAAAGGGTTTCGTTTGTAATAATGTGACCTCGTTGATCAAAGAATGTAGATAACGTGCTTTTCTTTTTGAATGTTCCCACCGTCCAAAGAGAATCgaaattttcaaagaatataTTTTGTCATTTAGTCAAACAAAGAACCTTTAAGAAATTAACTTACATTCAGATCTCAAAACCAAAACTTTCATTCAATAATGGCAACCACCGACTATCATAGCCTACCAAATTTCTCTTGAATTCTCTTTGGTTTTCAGTGTTGCCTTACAAGACTGTTTGGGTAACACCTTCTGAAAGTGCTATGAAAACTGTCTGCCATATCTATCATAGTTTGAGGCAGAGAGTTTTCCgctaaattgaaaatttgtacaCCCATTAGCTGTTAACTTAGATTGGACATTACAACTTAATATTAATTATGTTGTTGAATGCAAAATTCTGAATTTGGTACATATTGCATATACTCCTATTGTGTAGAGTGGATGATTGTAATTAACGCTTACATATAGGAACAAAAATCTAGATTTAATCACAGAGAACTTACCTTTTAGTTTGGGAGGAGGTAAATGAATAATTTTGGAATATTCCTTTCATTCCCTTGTTTAGGAGTTTTGATCCTATTTGGGGCTTTAAATGAAATGAATGAGGTGACATCCATTCCTCCATTTTCCCTCATCGaaacctcaaatttttattccCTTCAAAATTTGGAAGAATCTAAGCAAATGGATTTAGATTTAATGATGATAGGGAATAAATTACAGCATATACCTTGTCTGAAAGGCCCTGTTTGTCCAGGAAAGCTGTCCAAGGATGTCTCAGCCATCTAGGCATCAAGAACTACTACCCTACAATCATGTGACCAAAGCGATACTTGGGCACCATGCCCGAAGATCCTCCACTAACCCACATcttctaaatataaaaataatccCCGAAGATCACACTACCAATTATTGCATGCCCTCACTACACCTCCCATAACAGAAATGGGTGAAATCACACTGCCAACAGGGATGGCAAAAAGTACTCGACCCGCGGGTATCCAACCCGACCTGACCCTAACGGGGCAGGTTTATCCGACCTGTTAGACAATAGGGGTGGGTTTGAGTTCTAATAATTCAACCCGTAGCAAGTTTAGGTTGGGTTCGAGTATTATGCATACCTACCCCAAACCCAACCCGCATATATGCAAGTTTACTTAAataccctatatatatatatatatatatatatatatatatatatataatatacacatatacacacatatatatatatatatatacacacacatctCATACTTCTAAACCCTAATACCCTATCTCATTCTTTCAATCTCAGATCTCAATCACTCTCACCGACCCACAACGCCTCACTATTGCCCCCCTCAATTGCTCTCACTCTCCCTCCTCCCTATGTCTTCAACTCACCATTAACACCAACTCCTCCTTTATCACCGACTCACCGTAACTCACTCTCAATGATTTGGATTCATtccccaccattttttttttttttgttcattgcCATTCCTATTTCTCAATGATatgttcttctctcttttttttgtgacttctatttttgtatttgattttgaaagggaaaaccataaatctaaaatttttgtgtttgtaattattgtgtttgtctttgtgtttgtgattttaaaagggaaaatcataaatctgaaatttttgtgtttttgatttctatgtttgtgtttgtattaggGTTTGTGTTTGTAATTTTGGGCCGGGCATGACAGGATGGGGACCACAGGGCCCAATAGGGCAGGTTTAGgggttaaaaaattaaactcatttattaaacgggaCGGGTTTGAGCATAAAGAAACTCGCCCCGAACCCAACCTGTTGTCATTCCTAACTACCAATTTCTAAGGTACGTGTgaaatattttaactcttaCATGTTTAGAGTTGTAAAAGATCTCTTTGAAATTCTAACTTAAGTATTGGAAAGTCATTAGCAGACACCACACAAGTACACTCCATGAGTAATTTTTCTTCTAGGTCTTCCAAAACCCACATTTGGACAATCAGCTTATTGATTTTTCTTGCATTAACATTAACCATttatttaaatctaaaaaaataaaaaataaattcttaaaaaaaagtataattgtaataatgtcaaaatatttctatttcaatcattttatgtTACCCCGAAGTCCCAAACAAAGTTACTTAAATTCACAAAAATAAGTCTATcaacaaagaaaatagaagatttCTTTATACTTGGTCAATTTAAGCCATTTAATGGGAATGGTTTCATTATTATATTGGCTAAAATTTCAATTGTCAAAAAATACTATTGTGAAAACAAAAGGATAAGGATGGCCAATGCTGACCGATGCCAGCCATATATTGCTGAATGAAAGTCGAGCTTCAAGTTGTTCTCTTAGGAGGGCTTGACTTTGAAAAATCTCAATGCTGTGCATTCTAGATATTGCTTACTTTGTAAGGTATATTGTTTACAATTTCCGACGCAACATTCatcttttaaagaaatttttaattCATCCTAATGGCtctaattagctcaactagtaaaatctctaatggttatataagagatttaagattcaattcccgcctataccaaaaattgactagtgtcttggtttgataataaagagctatcatccgGAACAGacgccataggttaaaactctttctcaaaaaaaatcctattttaatttaattattagcatttaattaacttttaaaaattgatgCACTACTTTTAAATAGATAAATTTTATGTTCAAATGAAATCTTACAAATTTAGAAGAATATTTAGAGTCAAAtccttggtgcaatggtcacttcacaagtggGGTGTGGGAGGTAAGGGCCGGAGtttaagtctccaggagggagcttcacacacatatacaattaaattatgctatagtagaaattctatcttgtataaaaaaaattaaaaaaaaaaaagtcaaatcaattaaaattctaaataacaTAACCAATATCACACATATAATTCAGCTCATTAATTTTAAGAGTATATTCATTTTagctccaaaaaataaaaaatataaatagattcAAGAATAATGATTCATCTACACCCTCATATATGGATTCTCTTCCAAGTCTGATCATTCTTGCAAAAATTTTGCCGTGATTACTGAGATGTCAATTTACTATGACCATTCCTCTGCTTGGAGATGCTGCAACATGTAGCTGGCCAAAAGTGTTTCGATGATCTTACCTTGTGGCTTGTGtcatctatctatctatctaaaGTAACACTAAATGAATGACTTGTAATTTGATCATGAATCTACAAATTATATTCCAGAAGGCAGAAAGAACTAATATGAAGTTCTAAAAATCCAAATGCTACTTAGGTCCTTcaccttgtttttttttatcttgttaCTGTGAGCTCTCAAGATCCATAACTTTGTTCTCTTCACATGTCTTTAGAGACTTTTTGTTACATTTCCCGGAAATAAAATGTGGTCAAGACGGCATTTGGAATCAAATGGGGTAGTGGGGTGTATTTTATTAGACCAATTTGCAAATGTGCTTTCTTTGACTAAATTATAAATGCTTTTCTTAGAAAACTATCACCCTTGTCATAATGAGGAcgtccaaaaaataaataaataaataaaatataagaaattaagagAATTCTTTGATCTTGAATTCATTTAGGCTATAAATTCCACCCTCTAGTACTCACTTCTTGCCAACTCAAAAACTCCCAAGTTCAATCAACCCTCCTTTCAATCTTCATTTCAACAGTTTCCAGTTTCAAACTCTCAAGGTCATCATGGGTGTTTTCACATACGAGACTGAGACTACCTCTGCTATCCCATCAGCTAAGCTATTCAAGGCTTTTGTCCTTGATGCTGACAATCTCATCCCAAAGGTTGCACCTCATGCCATTAAGAGTGCTGAAATCATTGAAGGAAATGGAGGCCCCGGTACCATTAAGAAGATAACCTTTGGCGAAGGTAATTCGTTTCTATTCTCATCTCCAACACATCATTTGTTTAGCAATTTATAAGTACTATCTTGTTTTTTAGAAGGGGAAAAATGCCATTACTATCATCtttcattctcaaaaataaaaattctattctTTTAAGAGTTTTGTGATTCAATAGCATTATTTGATTCTCTTATAAATGATAACCTGGATTTGAATCCCAGAAAAGAGGTAAGTAACGAGTgtttttactatattttttcaGGCAGTCAATTCAAGTATGTGAAGCATAGAATTGATGAGGTTGACCACGCAAACTTCACATATTGTTACAGTGTGATTGAGGGTGATGCTTTGAGTGAAGTACTCGAGAAAATCTCATACGAGATCAAGATTGTGGCAAGCCCTGATGGAGGATCCATCTTGAAGAGCACCAGCAAGTACCACACAAAGGGAGAGCATGAGATCAAGGAAGAGCAAGTTAAGGCTGGAAAAGAAAAGGCCGCTGGACTTTTCAAGGCTATTGAGGCCTACCTTGTGGCACACCCTGATGCCTACAACTAAAccttgtgtatgtgtgtgtgtgttttgcatTCGTGACTATAAGGAGTTATTGTGGGGTTCCATTTTGTTTTATGGCTTGCCAAGACTGCCTCAGGTTTGCAAATGAAGGAGTTTGTGGTTTGGGATCATCATCTGCTTTCTTGAGATTTGGAAGAGTGAAACATGAATGTTGTATTACTTTTGTATACATACAAATCGTGAAAAATCCGTTGGAAATCTTACTATTACTTGCAACTGATGGGTGCAttcatttctctatttttagGTAAATTTTTGGTACAAATTGtgagctcggatttgtgttaaaaacacaagagcttgtttagacccccaaatcaAAAATTACTGCtcgattgcttttactctaacttataactt
It encodes:
- the LOC142624534 gene encoding major allergen Pru ar 1-like, coding for MGVFTYETETTSIIAPAKLFKAFVLDGDNLIPKVAPHAIKSAEIVEGNGGPGTIKKITFGEGSQFKYVKHRIDEIDRVNFIYCYSVIEGDALSEVLEKISYEIKIVASPDGGSILKSTSKYHTKGEHEIKEEQVKAGKEKAAGLFKAIESYLSAHPDAYN
- the LOC142624535 gene encoding major allergen Pru ar 1-like, which codes for MGVFTYETETTSAIPSAKLFKAFVLDADNLIPKVAPHAIKSAEIIEGNGGPGTIKKITFGEGSQFKYVKHRIDEVDHANFTYCYSVIEGDALSEVLEKISYEIKIVASPDGGSILKSTSKYHTKGEHEIKEEQVKAGKEKAAGLFKAIEAYLVAHPDAYN